Proteins from a single region of Terriglobales bacterium:
- the gatB gene encoding Asp-tRNA(Asn)/Glu-tRNA(Gln) amidotransferase subunit GatB, whose protein sequence is MVTTPERTVAAASGYEPVIGLEVHVQLLTATKIFCSCSTRFGATPNSNTCPVCLGWPGALPVLNRKVVEFAVLAAMSLNCRINETSIFARKNYFYPDLPKGYQISQYDKPLSEHGFIEIPSNGGRKKIGITRVHLEEDAGKSLHEGFPDSSEKTYLDLNRCGVPLIEIVSEPDIASPDEAYEYLTRLKEIILYTGVSDVNMEEGSLRCDANVSVRPRGQKAFGTKTEVKNVNSFRFIRLALEYEIERHIEVLESGGRIIQETRLFNSNEGKTYGMRSKEQAHDYRYFPEPDLLPLVVDPKWQAQIREQLPELPEARRARMVSEFGITEQDAGVLTVTRSLADQFEEAARAAKNPKRVANLVQSELMGRLKARSLEIEQSPISMKGVAMSADLVEAGTISGKMLKDLYDLAFERGQDFPAIYEKEKPQQITDSAAIDKIIDEVIAANPKQLEQYRAGKKTVMGFFVGQVMKLSKGQANPRLVNELLEKKLS, encoded by the coding sequence ATGGTAACCACGCCGGAACGGACGGTTGCAGCGGCCTCGGGATATGAGCCCGTCATTGGGCTCGAGGTGCACGTCCAGCTTCTGACAGCGACCAAGATTTTCTGTTCGTGCTCCACCCGCTTTGGCGCCACTCCCAACAGCAACACCTGTCCGGTGTGCCTGGGCTGGCCCGGCGCACTGCCAGTGCTCAATCGCAAGGTGGTGGAGTTTGCGGTGCTGGCGGCAATGTCGTTGAATTGCCGCATCAACGAAACCTCGATTTTTGCCCGAAAGAACTACTTCTATCCCGACCTGCCCAAGGGATACCAGATCTCACAATACGATAAGCCGCTCTCCGAGCATGGCTTCATTGAGATTCCCAGTAATGGCGGACGTAAGAAGATTGGCATCACGCGCGTTCACTTGGAGGAAGACGCAGGCAAGAGCCTGCACGAGGGCTTTCCCGATTCGTCTGAGAAGACCTATCTGGACCTCAACCGCTGCGGTGTGCCGCTGATTGAGATCGTCAGCGAACCTGACATCGCCTCTCCCGACGAAGCTTACGAATACCTCACGCGGCTGAAGGAGATCATCCTCTACACCGGCGTGAGCGACGTGAACATGGAGGAAGGGTCGCTGCGTTGTGACGCTAATGTGAGCGTGCGTCCGCGGGGGCAGAAAGCGTTCGGCACCAAGACTGAAGTGAAGAACGTCAATTCATTTCGCTTTATACGGCTGGCGCTGGAGTATGAGATCGAACGACACATCGAGGTACTCGAGTCAGGGGGGCGGATAATCCAGGAAACGCGGCTTTTCAATTCCAATGAGGGCAAGACTTATGGAATGCGCTCCAAGGAGCAGGCCCACGATTACCGTTACTTTCCCGAGCCTGATCTGCTGCCGTTAGTGGTGGACCCGAAATGGCAGGCTCAAATTCGAGAGCAGCTTCCGGAACTGCCCGAGGCGCGCCGGGCACGCATGGTAAGCGAGTTCGGCATCACCGAGCAGGATGCCGGCGTGTTGACCGTGACCAGGTCATTGGCTGATCAGTTCGAAGAAGCGGCGCGCGCGGCAAAAAATCCCAAGCGCGTTGCGAACCTTGTGCAGAGCGAACTGATGGGCCGGCTGAAAGCTCGAAGCCTGGAAATTGAACAGTCGCCCATCTCCATGAAGGGTGTGGCGATGTCGGCTGACCTGGTGGAGGCGGGCACGATTTCCGGCAAGATGCTGAAGGACCTTTACGACCTCGCATTTGAGCGCGGGCAGGACTTCCCGGCCATTTACGAAAAGGAAAAGCCGCAGCAGATCACGGACAGCGCTGCAATCGACAAGATCATCGACGAAGTCATAGCGGCGAATCCCAAGCAGCTGGAGCAATACCGGGCGGGTAAAAAGACGGTGATGGGATTTTTTGTCGGGCAGGTGATGAAACTCTCCAAGGGCCAAGCCAATCCCAGACTGGTTAATGAGCTGCTGGAAAAGAAGCTGTCTTAG
- a CDS encoding 3-deoxy-D-manno-octulosonic acid transferase: MLVEWPLPMYFIYTLALALWLLITSPYWLFQMLRQGKYREGLLERFGMIPGRLRPAAADNIWVHAVSVGEVIAISGLVNKLRERHPETQIVISTTTATGQRLARQRFGDANVFYFPLDFPFAIRAYLRALRPRLVVIAETELWPNFLRLAHASGARIAVVNARISDRSFPGYRRIRRWLGRVLQNIDLILAQTEEDYRRLLAIGASAARTAVAGNLKFDIALPAPPPLIAELESAFERSNAGPVLVCGSTVEGEEPLLLRAFEIVLARYPDAVMILAPRHPERFKKVAELISSLGIKSWRRSLWDPNQPIAGGVFLLDSIGELAAAYSLATIAFVGGSLAERGGHNILEAAQHGAPVMVGPHTENFREMVNLFRDSGALKVVGAAELPLVFMDLLADEQQRRILGQRALETLRSRSGATERTLQLLEPLFPSSSAEPEPVAAGNSNRHR, from the coding sequence ATGCTTGTAGAATGGCCCTTACCCATGTATTTCATTTACACACTGGCCTTGGCACTCTGGCTGCTCATAACCTCGCCTTACTGGTTATTTCAGATGCTGCGTCAGGGCAAGTATCGCGAGGGATTGCTGGAGAGGTTCGGGATGATACCCGGCCGGCTGCGCCCCGCGGCCGCAGACAACATTTGGGTTCATGCCGTCTCAGTGGGCGAGGTGATTGCGATCAGCGGTTTGGTCAATAAGCTACGCGAGCGGCATCCCGAAACTCAGATAGTGATCTCGACGACAACGGCTACGGGCCAGCGGCTTGCACGACAACGTTTCGGCGACGCCAACGTCTTTTATTTTCCTCTGGATTTTCCCTTTGCGATACGTGCGTACTTGCGAGCGCTCCGGCCACGGCTGGTGGTGATCGCAGAGACAGAACTTTGGCCGAATTTTCTCCGGCTGGCGCACGCATCCGGCGCGCGCATCGCGGTGGTGAACGCCCGCATTTCCGACCGATCTTTTCCGGGATATCGGCGTATAAGGCGCTGGCTGGGCCGTGTCCTCCAGAATATCGATCTGATTCTGGCGCAAACAGAAGAGGACTATCGCCGCCTGCTGGCGATCGGCGCCTCCGCTGCCCGGACTGCTGTCGCTGGAAATCTGAAGTTTGACATTGCACTACCTGCCCCACCGCCGCTCATCGCGGAGCTGGAGTCTGCGTTTGAGCGCTCAAATGCCGGGCCGGTGCTGGTCTGCGGCAGCACGGTAGAGGGCGAAGAGCCGCTCCTGTTGCGGGCCTTCGAGATTGTGCTGGCCCGCTATCCGGATGCTGTCATGATTCTGGCGCCGCGCCATCCTGAGCGCTTCAAGAAAGTCGCCGAGCTGATCTCGTCGTTAGGAATCAAAAGTTGGCGGCGGTCACTCTGGGACCCAAATCAGCCAATTGCCGGCGGTGTTTTCCTCTTGGACAGCATTGGTGAGTTGGCTGCGGCATATTCGCTGGCTACCATCGCGTTTGTTGGGGGCAGCCTCGCCGAGCGGGGTGGGCACAACATCCTGGAAGCCGCGCAGCACGGCGCGCCGGTAATGGTCGGGCCACACACCGAGAATTTCCGCGAAATGGTCAATCTGTTCCGCGATTCCGGAGCGCTGAAGGTGGTCGGCGCCGCGGAGCTTCCACTGGTTTTTATGGACCTTCTCGCTGACGAGCAGCAACGCCGAATTCTGGGCCAGCGCGCGCTAGAGACATTGCGTTCACGATCGGGAGCAACCGAACGGACGCTCCAGTTGTTGGAGCCTCTGTTCCCTTCGTCCAGCGCAGAACCAGAGCCGGTTGCGGCCGGTAATTCTAACCGTCACCGATGA
- the lpxK gene encoding tetraacyldisaccharide 4'-kinase, translated as MMLPAASLLSSVFAAGVRARNVLYDRGSLRARHLEGPTISVGNLSVGGSGKTPFVILLGQLLKARGIPFDVLSRGYGRKSRGVALVGPVGSPLDFGDEPLLIARRLGVPVVVGEDRYEAGRFAERKFGPQFHLLDDGFQHRSLAREFEIVMVTAADARDRLLPAGRLREPLTSLQRADAVVLTAAAQASDFPVEGKMVWRAPRGILPPKDVPHNPVAFCGIARPESFFVQLRMAGIGPAAEASYGDHHHYSEADVRELLRLREQSEAGGFVTTEKDEINLGTLRSQLEPLAVVSVKMELVNSAAAIDSMLAKIEERRRSRRASPVKI; from the coding sequence ATGATGCTGCCTGCTGCTAGTCTCCTCAGCTCGGTGTTTGCTGCAGGCGTGCGGGCGCGAAATGTGCTTTACGACCGCGGCAGTCTCCGTGCCCGTCATCTTGAAGGCCCGACTATCAGTGTCGGGAATTTGTCAGTGGGTGGCTCCGGCAAAACCCCCTTTGTCATTCTTCTCGGACAATTGCTGAAGGCACGTGGCATTCCGTTTGATGTCCTCTCTCGCGGCTATGGGCGCAAGTCGCGGGGCGTGGCCTTGGTTGGTCCCGTTGGATCGCCGCTCGATTTTGGTGACGAACCGCTGCTGATTGCGCGACGACTGGGGGTTCCTGTCGTCGTGGGAGAGGACCGGTACGAAGCAGGACGCTTCGCTGAGCGAAAGTTCGGGCCGCAATTTCACCTGCTCGACGATGGTTTCCAGCACCGCAGCCTGGCTCGAGAGTTTGAAATTGTGATGGTCACTGCCGCCGACGCTCGCGATCGCCTGCTGCCCGCTGGCCGCCTGCGCGAGCCACTTACCTCCTTACAGCGCGCGGATGCTGTGGTGCTTACTGCAGCGGCTCAAGCTTCCGACTTTCCTGTTGAAGGAAAGATGGTCTGGCGCGCGCCCAGGGGCATTCTGCCTCCTAAAGACGTGCCCCATAATCCAGTGGCATTTTGCGGCATCGCTCGCCCAGAGAGTTTTTTCGTGCAGCTGCGAATGGCAGGAATCGGGCCTGCTGCCGAAGCCAGTTACGGCGATCATCATCACTACAGCGAGGCCGACGTCCGCGAGCTGCTTAGGCTGCGGGAGCAGAGCGAGGCCGGGGGATTCGTTACCACCGAGAAAGACGAAATCAATCTAGGGACATTGCGCTCGCAGCTCGAGCCGCTTGCGGTAGTATCGGTGAAGATGGAACTGGTGAACAGCGCTGCCGCAATAGATTCCATGTTGGCAAAAATTGAAGAGCGACGCCGAAGCCGGAGAGCCAGCCCAGTAAAGATCTAG
- a CDS encoding alpha/beta hydrolase family protein: MARPYQKWMHSWETRLANRDNNRVVRPLDWGLDWTQSWPCRNGADLNDGDPGNIVTALNQQILTNSDKFFAYETPTDFRLEEAVKPFTTKGTTVHQGTGNSAVGPQNLRFSSAVRTPFEENNQVVARWFPERHSSRTAYAAKKAVVVLPQWNADAESHLGLCRLFSFLGIAALRLSLPYHDFRKPPEIERADYAVSANVGRTIDAARQAVIDTRSCLDWLQSQGYEQLGIVGTSLGSCYAFIAAAHDPRLRVCAFNHASTYFADVVWAGQSTRHIRAGIENDIDLERLRRAWLVISPMAYFDQFERRASSDRGCRQSLIVYATYDLTFPPELSREIIAEFRRRDLQHEIAVLPCGHYSSGEMPYKYLDGFYLSRFLKRAFTKLGEQ; this comes from the coding sequence ATGGCCCGTCCGTACCAGAAGTGGATGCATTCATGGGAGACTCGGCTTGCAAACCGAGACAACAATCGGGTAGTGCGGCCTCTTGACTGGGGGTTGGACTGGACGCAGAGCTGGCCGTGCCGCAACGGAGCAGACCTTAATGATGGCGATCCGGGAAACATCGTTACCGCATTGAATCAGCAGATTCTGACGAACAGCGATAAGTTCTTCGCGTACGAGACGCCTACCGACTTTCGATTGGAAGAGGCCGTAAAACCATTCACCACAAAGGGCACGACGGTTCACCAAGGAACGGGTAACAGCGCAGTGGGCCCACAGAATTTGCGGTTCAGCTCCGCGGTGCGCACGCCATTCGAAGAGAACAACCAAGTTGTCGCACGCTGGTTTCCGGAGCGGCATTCTTCGCGAACTGCCTATGCGGCGAAGAAGGCTGTAGTCGTGCTGCCGCAGTGGAACGCCGACGCCGAGAGCCACCTGGGGCTGTGCCGCTTATTCAGCTTTTTGGGAATCGCGGCCTTGCGTCTTAGTTTGCCGTATCACGACTTCCGCAAGCCGCCCGAGATTGAGCGCGCCGATTATGCCGTTTCTGCCAATGTTGGCCGCACGATTGATGCGGCGCGGCAAGCGGTGATTGATACCCGCTCCTGTCTGGACTGGCTGCAATCACAAGGCTACGAGCAGCTGGGGATTGTGGGGACGAGCCTGGGATCGTGCTATGCCTTCATCGCTGCCGCGCATGATCCACGACTGCGCGTCTGCGCCTTCAACCACGCCTCCACTTACTTCGCTGACGTGGTCTGGGCGGGGCAATCAACGCGCCACATTCGCGCGGGAATAGAAAACGACATTGACCTTGAGCGCTTGCGACGAGCGTGGCTGGTGATCAGCCCGATGGCGTATTTCGATCAGTTTGAACGCCGCGCGTCTTCTGACCGCGGCTGCCGGCAGTCGTTGATCGTGTATGCAACATACGATCTGACCTTCCCGCCAGAACTCTCGCGCGAAATCATTGCTGAGTTCCGCCGACGTGATTTGCAGCATGAGATCGCGGTCCTGCCCTGTGGGCATTACAGCAGCGGTGAAATGCCCTACAAGTATTTGGACGGATTTTATTTGTCGCGATTCTTGAAGCGGGCTTTCACCAAACTGGGAGAACAATAA